The Nitrospirota bacterium region GAATGGGGTTGATGGAGGAGGGAGAAATGAAGAGCAATAAAGACGATGTGTGGGAGAAGATGGCCGCTTATTTCCTTGTGTTTATGTTTGCCCTGGCTCTTGGCTATACATGGAGACATGCACAGGAAGATATTAGGGAGAAGACAGATCCGGATAAGATTGTAGTGATTAGACACTGCAAGGAGGTTGCAAAGAAATGATAAAAGGCAAGCTCGTTAAATTTCAGCCGCTCAAAACCGGCGGGGTCTCAATAATGATTGACTCTGCAAAAGAGTATCTGCACGAGATGGTTGACCTACAGGATGCAGAAGTTATCATCATGCCTATGCAAAAGGACTTGGAGCCAGATAAGGCAGCGGTGTTTGCTGATATTCGTAACAGCCTGGAAGTGATTATGAAAAGACTGGAGGGGCTATGAACTGCCCTAAATGCCAGTCTCCAATGCAGGCACGAAAGAAGACGGGGTCAGTTTTTATAAGTGCTGGTGCTGCGGGAAACGTGAGTATGGAAGATTATCGCACTCAGCCAAATTGTGTAGCGGGTGCGGGGAAAAACACACAAACATAATCAGCTTTTGCGCTCCCTGCCATAAAAAGAATATAGGAAAATCAGCAAAGGAGAGAACATGCACTGGATGAATTTATTGTTTTATTGCCTCGGTTTTGTAACCGCCTTTCTCTGTTTCGGCTGTGCATCATTGATTATGGCAGCAGATCGGGCAGACAGGGAACGAGAAGAGGATTACGAGAGATGGAGAAGAGAATATTTTGCAGATACCATGCTTGAGGAAATTGAGAGAAGGGAGGTTATGTAATGCCATACACAGAATGTAAACCTTACGATGCATATATACCTCAATCTGTATGTGACGCAAGGAAGAAAAAGGCTATGCAAGGTGATGTCGAGATAACTTACAGAAAGTGCCAAGAATGTCAGGGAGGGGAGATAATAGTGGATACAGATAAAGAAGTTTTAAAGTGCAAAACATGCGGGTCAACGGAAGAGAAGAGGTTTCACAAGGCGTTGCAGGAATGTGGAAAATGTTATGACAAGAGGTGGAAGGCAGAGCATGCAGCAAAACAGAACATAGAACTGCCGAAAGAATGGGGGACAGTGAAGCAGCCAGTACCAGTAACAGTACCAGTAACAGTGCGACCGGCGCCCACACTACCTAAAGAAAACGGCCATATCCTCCTGCTTGATTTCCGTGAATATGACGGATGGTATGACACGCTGAAGGAGATTGCCACAGAGGAGATGAGGACGCCCGCAAACATGGTCATGTACTGGATAAGGGGACATTTGAAGAAGGGGGGAACATAATGAATTGTTCTTTTTATGAAGTTTACAATGGTGATCAATTCTGTAACTTGTTCCACGATGTGGTGTATTGCAATAATAATACACATCTATGCGAATGTGATGAAGACAGAAAAAAAGAAATAGTCTGCCAGATGAATGACTGGAAGGATGAACTTAGCAGAGAGGAAGAAAGGAATGACTGGAAGGATGAACTTAGCAGAGAGGAAGAAAGGAGAACATGATGGAACAGGCACTTGAGATAGTAAATCAGGCAACAGGAGAAGTAACAACTTTAGTTAGGAATACGCAGGTGGTTGATATAACATCTGAACAGATACAGCTCATCAAGAATATCCTTGCTCCTAACGCAACGGATGATGAGTTGCAATTATTTATTTATGAATGTAAAAGGCGTGGTGTTCATCCCTTGGATCGGCTTATCTACTTTGTGAAAAGGAAGGGCAAGGATGGCGAGAAGGATAAGATAACATTCCAAACAAGTATTGATTACCTGCGTATGGAGTCTGAAAATTCAGGAGATTATGGAGGGATTGACGAGGCTATATATGGTACAGAAATAGGGGGATTCCCTGAATGGGCAAAGGTTACAGTCTATAAATTCATTAATGGGGAGAAGGTAGGGTTTACCGGAACTGCACGTTGGAAAGAGTTTTATCCAGGGGAAACGTTAGGTTTCATGTGGCGAAAAATGCCCTATCACATGATGGCGAAATGTGCGGAAGCACTTGCCAGACGTTTGGCATGGCCAAAAAAACTTCAATGCTTATACACCCCAGAGGAAATGCAGCAAGCAGACGCTGAACCCAAACTCTCTATCACACTGCCACAACGTAAATCAGAGGGCAACGGTAGCCGCAACCCTGCCACTGCTGACACTGACCTTAAAGGAAATCTCCGCCATCTCATGGCGGAGATTCAGCACATCACATCAGAGTCAGAGGCAGAAATACTTAAAATACATTCTGCATTTGATAAGGAAAAGGATGGAAAAAGGAGTCTGTATACGCTAAGGACATAGATCATCTGATGAAGAGTGAGAAGTGGGCGCAGGCGGCATATGGCAGGATGAAGGAATGGCTGAAAAAGAATATCCCTCCTGCGGATACGGCGGAGGATAATCCTTTTGAATAATTTCAGGTTTGATTCTGAAACACATACATACTGGATGGATAACCGGAAACTTCCGGGTGTTACAGGAATACTGACGGATGCCGGTCTCATAAACACTGACTGGTTTCAGGAGGAACATGCAAACAGGGGCACGGCTGTGCATACAGCCTGCCTATACTGGCTGCAAAATGATTTAGACGAGGAGAGCTTAGACCCACAACTTGCCG contains the following coding sequences:
- a CDS encoding recombinase RecT, which encodes MMEQALEIVNQATGEVTTLVRNTQVVDITSEQIQLIKNILAPNATDDELQLFIYECKRRGVHPLDRLIYFVKRKGKDGEKDKITFQTSIDYLRMESENSGDYGGIDEAIYGTEIGGFPEWAKVTVYKFINGEKVGFTGTARWKEFYPGETLGFMWRKMPYHMMAKCAEALARRLAWPKKLQCLYTPEEMQQADAEPKLSITLPQRKSEGNGSRNPATADTDLKGNLRHLMAEIQHITSESEAEILKIHSAFDKEKDGKRSLYTLRT